TTACTCATTTTTAATAATAAATGAAACCCAAAAGTAGTATTTTTACTAAGCTCGGATTTCCATTATTAAGCTTTTTAATTTGTACGCTGCATCAACTTTTGCTTTTGTCAACCGACTTATCTCTTCCGGTACCCATTCGGATATGCCTTTGGATGAGGTAAAAAGAACAAAACTTACCAATATCTGTGTGCTTAGTTGCATGCCGGTAACCACCTTTTTCCTGATAGTTAACCTGCTTAAACAATACTACACACTCGGCTTTATCAATCTCGCCATCCTAGCCGGTGGTGCTACAATATTATATATCAACTACCAGCGCCGCTACTACCTGGCCCGGTTACTGTTGCTGATAGTCAGTAACATCATTTTTACCGTAAGCAGTATCCTGTATCACAATGGTGGCGAGCATTTCCTGCTCTTAACCATCATCCTTGCCGTCATTCTGTATAATAATAAATGGTTCATCTACATCTTCAGCGGCATCACAGCCATTGCCTACATCTGGGTATATATCGAAAAAAGCCGCTCCCCCATTATAACCAATGTAGGCGGAACAAGAGCCATCATCAACCTTGCAATGATGCTGCTCCTTTTCATTATCAGTCTTAACTATTTTAAACAGCAGCACCTGCACCACCAGCAGGTAATAGAAAAAAAGAACAAAGCCCTCTACGATCAAAAAATACAACTCCTCGCACAAAAAGATGCCCTGGAAGAAAATAACCAGATGCTGGGAGAATTGAACCGTACCAAAGAAAAACTTTTTTCAATCATAGCCCACGACATGCGATCGCCTCTCGGCAGCCTGCGTGGATCACTCGACCTACTGCAGCAGCGCATGATCTCTGCCGCCGAGTTCGAACAAATAGCAGCCATCCTCATCCAACAGGTCGACGACCTGCAGGCCAGCCAGGAAAACCTTTTGCAATGGAGCCGGTCGCAGCTCACCGGCATTTCAGTTAAAGAACAACTGGTCTCCCTGCGGAAACTGGCCGAAGAAAAAACAGCCTTCCTCCAGCCACAGGCCGTTAAAAAGGACATCTTAATTCGCATCGACATTACCGATCAGGCACTCGTAAAAGCAGATATGGATCATTGCAGCCTTATTCTAAGAAATCTGTTAACCAATGCCATCAAATTCAGCCCCGTAGGAGGACTCATTATAGTAAGCAGCCAGGCCCATAAAAACTTTGTGTGCCTTTCCATCTCCGATCAGGGCATCGGTATATCGCAGGCACAGCTCGATCTGCTGAATTCCGGATCTGTAAATGTCTCAACCAGGGGCACCTCCAATGAAAAAGGAACAGGGTTAGGACTTTTACTCTGCAAAGAATTTCTTGAAAAAAACGGCGGCCGCCTCGAAATTACCGCCAACCATCCCAAAGGCAGCGTAGTTAGCTTCCTGTTGCCCATAGCCAGTTGAGCCAGCCACAGCCCAGGCCTTATCCCACGGCCAACACCTGTATTCCTTCATTTGAAACAAGCAAGCATTCCCCTGGTTTCAAACCTAAAATCACATACATGCAAAAAAAAACGGGCCGACTGCTCTTGGCAGCCAACCCGTTTTTGCTATTGGAATCAGTCCGTTTACTTCTTCTTGTCTTCTTTCGCCGCAGCAGCTTCTTCTTGTTTCAGCTGACGTGTCATAACTACAGAAGCAACAGGAATACGTGGAGAGTTCATCACCTCCATGTTTTCTGCTTTCACATCCTGAACACGAATGTTGGCATTCAGTTCCAGGGTAGTGATGTCAACCTCAATGTTCTCTTTCAGATACTTAGGTAAAGTTTTTACCTTCAGCGCTTTCATTTTGGTGATTAGTTTACCACCGGCTTTAACACCCACTGAAGTACCTACAAACTTCAGAGGCAGCGTAGCGATAACTTTTTTATCTTCTACCAGTTCCAGCAAGTCAAGGTGGATCAGTTCGTCTGTAACCTTGTCAAACTGCAGGTCTTTCAGTACGCATCTGTAAGCTTTTCCATCCAGCTTGATTTCAGCAAGCTGGAATTCACCTGTGTACACCAATGGTTTAAAAGCCTTGGCCGGAGCGGAGAAGTTGATCTCCTTGGCACCCCCGTAAATTACAGCAGGCACGAGTTCCTGAGAGCGAAGCTGGCGGGTGGCTTTTTTGCCAAAATCGGTCCTCAGTTGTCCTTCGATTGTAATTGTTTTCATTTTATTATATGTGTTTTATTAAAAACGCTTTCTTACTGGTGTCTGCGCTGCGAATGAATGAACAAGCTTGTAATGCTCTTGTTTTCATACGCATTCCGGATAGCGATGGCGA
The Filimonas effusa genome window above contains:
- a CDS encoding sensor histidine kinase yields the protein MYAASTFAFVNRLISSGTHSDMPLDEVKRTKLTNICVLSCMPVTTFFLIVNLLKQYYTLGFINLAILAGGATILYINYQRRYYLARLLLLIVSNIIFTVSSILYHNGGEHFLLLTIILAVILYNNKWFIYIFSGITAIAYIWVYIEKSRSPIITNVGGTRAIINLAMMLLLFIISLNYFKQQHLHHQQVIEKKNKALYDQKIQLLAQKDALEENNQMLGELNRTKEKLFSIIAHDMRSPLGSLRGSLDLLQQRMISAAEFEQIAAILIQQVDDLQASQENLLQWSRSQLTGISVKEQLVSLRKLAEEKTAFLQPQAVKKDILIRIDITDQALVKADMDHCSLILRNLLTNAIKFSPVGGLIIVSSQAHKNFVCLSISDQGIGISQAQLDLLNSGSVNVSTRGTSNEKGTGLGLLLCKEFLEKNGGRLEITANHPKGSVVSFLLPIAS
- a CDS encoding 50S ribosomal protein L25, with product MKTITIEGQLRTDFGKKATRQLRSQELVPAVIYGGAKEINFSAPAKAFKPLVYTGEFQLAEIKLDGKAYRCVLKDLQFDKVTDELIHLDLLELVEDKKVIATLPLKFVGTSVGVKAGGKLITKMKALKVKTLPKYLKENIEVDITTLELNANIRVQDVKAENMEVMNSPRIPVASVVMTRQLKQEEAAAAKEDKKK